A part of Clostridia bacterium genomic DNA contains:
- a CDS encoding DnaD domain protein yields the protein MANPQPTDAHGIITHEIQENILIRDFSKQQLKIIYLIIRLSWGCGNKAWQYENYKDFEVVGLFKSDVSKQLTFLKNNKVIEWIEKYNLLIFNKDYEQWLIPLKSDSKTIKNLVHKCLKNTNEVSNLLTVLEKNTNEVSKKSEQFVTDNPTDITVSGVPKESIKESIIVSSSCSPYSYYEQNISPLVMKSRETITSWLEMDKMPSELICRAIDIAVRKNKRELGYIDGIIRKWTQQGIFTLAQADAKQMEWDRIKSNIKPLKPHKPELTEEEEAAELMERLRKRAK from the coding sequence AACAGATGCACACGGAATAATAACCCACGAAATACAAGAAAATATTTTAATAAGGGATTTTTCCAAGCAACAACTAAAAATCATTTACTTGATTATTAGGCTTAGTTGGGGTTGTGGAAACAAGGCATGGCAGTATGAGAACTACAAAGATTTTGAAGTTGTTGGGTTATTCAAAAGCGATGTATCAAAACAATTGACATTTCTAAAAAATAACAAAGTAATTGAATGGATCGAAAAATACAATCTTTTAATTTTTAACAAGGACTATGAACAATGGCTTATCCCGCTGAAATCTGATTCCAAAACAATAAAGAATTTAGTACATAAGTGTTTGAAAAACACTAACGAAGTTAGTAATTTACTTACGGTGTTAGAAAAAAACACTAACGAAGTTAGTAAAAAATCCGAACAGTTCGTAACAGATAATCCTACAGACATAACGGTTTCAGGTGTGCCTAAAGAAAGTATTAAAGAAAGTATTATAGTAAGTAGTAGCTGTAGCCCGTATTCCTATTATGAACAAAATATTTCGCCTTTGGTAATGAAGTCAAGGGAAACAATAACCTCATGGCTCGAAATGGATAAAATGCCATCTGAACTAATATGTAGGGCTATTGATATAGCTGTAAGAAAAAATAAACGTGAACTTGGATACATAGACGGAATAATTAGGAAATGGACTCAGCAAGGAATATTTACACTTGCACAAGCAGATGCAAAGCAAATGGAGTGGGATAGAATAAAATCAAATATTAAGCCATTAAAGCCACACAAACCAGAACTTACAGAGGAGGAAGAGGCAGCTGAATTAATGGAACGATTAAGAAAGAGGGCGAAATAA